A window of the Loxodonta africana isolate mLoxAfr1 chromosome 3, mLoxAfr1.hap2, whole genome shotgun sequence genome harbors these coding sequences:
- the REEP6 gene encoding receptor expression-enhancing protein 6, which produces MDGLRQRFEQLLERRNLATEVLGALEARTGVEKRYLATGAVTLLGLYLLFGYGASLLCNLIGFVYPAYASIKAIESPNKEDDTLWLTYWVVYGLFGLVEFFSDLLLFWFPFYYVGKCAFLLFCMTPGPWNGAHILYHHVVRPLFLKHRAAVDSVVSDLSGRALDAAAGLTREGRANVTQPQKDR; this is translated from the exons ATGGACGGTCTGCGACAGCGGTTCGAGCAGCTTCTGGAACGGAGGAACCTGGCCACCGAGGTGCTCGGGGCGCTCGAAGCCAGGACCGGTGTCGAGAAGCGGTATTTGGCCACGG GAGCCGTGACGCTGTTAGGCCTATATCTTCTATTCGGCTACGGGGCATCTCTGCTGTGCAATCTCATCGGATTTGTATACCCCGCATATGCTTC aaTCAAGGCTATCGAGAGTCCCAACAAAGAGGACGACACTTTGTGGCTCACATACTGGGTGGTCTACGGCCTCTTCGGGCTGGTAGAGTTCTTCAGCGATCTACTCCTGTTCTGGTTCCCTTTCTACTACGTGGGAAAG TGCGCCTTCCTGTTATTCTGCATGACGCCCGGGCCCTGGAACGGGGCCCACATCCTGTATCATCATGTCGTCCGTCCACTGTTTCTAAAGCATCGCGCAGCGGTGGACAGCGTCGTCAGCGACCTCAGCGGGCGAGCCCTGGACGCGGCAGCCGGACTCACCAGGGAGG